The following proteins come from a genomic window of Bactrocera dorsalis isolate Fly_Bdor chromosome 6, ASM2337382v1, whole genome shotgun sequence:
- the LOC125779744 gene encoding 52 kDa repressor of the inhibitor of the protein kinase-like translates to MPAENDGNFRALLRLAIDSGDENLKKHVETAAHSRTNNTKKIINRINKSQCFAIIADETTDVSGIEQFSICIRYVDRFENEEKLREDFLCFVPVEDTTGSGLANVLIDKLKELKLSFAHIRGQGYDGARSMSGHVKGCASVIQNLYPAALYVHCANHSLNLAIATSCKIPAIRNCIGSMKETVKLFRMSTKAGTLLKNLILESFPNSKQVRLLKFCETRWVEHLESLSLFNDLFPLICTALEELDAENLRSDLSKPHALLTAIQSPQFVIAMAILKPIFALSKHISLCLQQIDCDLSSCVAYANNLYAEISEMREDSEQSFKQIFESVKTIAAELDLEIKIPRLAKRQTNRDNYEGEPEEYYRRSIYIPFLDHFLDQINERFLKHRELLSKIENILPNKCINLDVIEMQETVRVLEKQWSADVEDPDDFVAEFRMWKRNWLNQTKRSKTFLDALNCCDAKIFKTVHRFLKIGATIPISVASSERSFSSLRRLKTYLRNKTGEARLNGMALLNIHRDIDVTEEEILNVMAQNKRRLDFNL, encoded by the exons ATGCCTGCTGAAAACGACGGGAACTTCAGGGCTCTTTTGCGTTTAGCAATAGATAGTGGcgacgaaaatttaaaaaagcatgTTGAAACTGCAGCAC atagcaggacaaataatacaaaaaaaattattaaccgTATTAATAAATCTCAATGCTTTGCAATAATTGCTGATGAAACCACGGATGTTAGTGGCATTGAgcaattttcaatttgtatacGGTATGTTGATCGTTTTGAGAATGAGGAAAAACTGAGAGAGgactttttatgttttgttccTGTTGAGGATACAACTGGCAGCGGTCTTGCGAATGTGCTAATTGATAAATTAAAAGAACTTAAACTTAGTTTTGCACACATAAGGGGTCAAG gTTATGACGGAGCGCGGTCGATGAGTGGACATGTCAAAGGTTGTGCTAGTGTCATCCAAAATTTATATCCAGCGGCTCTTTATGTGCACTGTGCTAATCACAGCTTAAATTTAGCCATCGCAACGTCTTGCAAAATACCTGCTATAAGAAATTGTATTGGTTCCATGAAAGAGACCGTAAAACTTTTTCGGATGTCAACTAAAGCAGGCACACTGCTCAAAAATCTTATTCTTGAATCCTTTCCAAACTCAAAGCAAGTGAGGTTACTTAAATTCTGCGAAACACGTTGGGTGGAGCATTTAGAAtctctttctttatttaacGATTTATTCCCATTGATCTGTACAGCGTTGGAAGAGCTTGATGCTGAAAATTTAAGAAGTGATTTATCAAAGCCACATGCTTTGTTGACTGCAATCCAATCACCTCAGTTTGTGATTGCTATGGCGATACTAAAGCCAATTTTTGCATTATCAAAACACATAAGCCTATGTTTGCAGCAAATAGACTGTGATTTGAGCAGCTGCGTTGCTTATGCAAATAATTTGTATGCTGAAATTAGTGAAATGCGTGAGGATTCTGAACAAtcgtttaaacaaatttttgaatcagTTAAAACAATAGCCGCAGAATTAgatttagaaatcaaaattccgCGTTTGGCGAAAAGGCAAACTAATCGCGACAATTATGAAGGCGAACCGGAAGAATATTACCGCAGATCAATTTATATACCGTTTTTAGATCATTTTTTGGACCAAATCAATGAACGATTTTTAAAACATCGAGAGCTGCTTTCcaaaattgaaaacatattgccaaataaatgcataaatcttGACGTTATTGAGATGCAGGAGACTGTTCGTGTTTTAGAAAAGCAATGGTCCGCTGATGTAGAAGATCCCGATGATTTCGTTGCTGAATTTAGAATGTggaaaag gaACTGGTTAAATCAAACAAAGAGATCCAAAACTTTTTTAGACGCGTTGAATTGTTGCGatgcaaaaattttcaaaacagtgCATCGTTTTTTAAAGATTGGAGCAACAATCCCTATATCTGTCGCTTCAAGTGAACGCTCGTTTTCCTCACTTCGCAggcttaaaacatatttaagaaataaaactggAGAAGCACGCCTGAACGGAATGGCTCTCTTGAATATCCATAGAGATATAGACGTGACGGAGGAAGAGATTTTAAATGTTATGGcccaaaataaaagaagattaGACTTcaatttgtga